A part of Caretta caretta isolate rCarCar2 chromosome 1, rCarCar1.hap1, whole genome shotgun sequence genomic DNA contains:
- the CHADL gene encoding chondroadherin-like protein has translation MWGSLGLLLVSALFQARRAAAERCPRICICDNIKHHVTCLNKNLTEVPITIPQVTQKLDLWGNNIKVISGGAFLPIPYLTHLNLQRCHLESIEEGAFRGLGRLIYLNLASNSIAFIYQESLDGLSSLQQLILEKNRIEEIKPGAFSQLGFLNFLNLGENFLVYLPDMVFQGLQLIKWLRLSHNALHVIATEAFAGLPTLRRLSLDHNELQSLPTEALSRLSDTTRLDLGHNPVTYIGEEAIEMASLKQLFLDNMALQDVSHKAFVKSPLLHTVDLHNNQLQVLQPLTEAAHLKKINLTGNPVVCTCYMRPFKEWMEKARVQADVPCAGPGAFRGEQLESLRSTDMKCGGHAPDKEQLPSPATRRREPEGDAKTRCPKVCACSPDFQHSNCENRGLRKIPKGFPGNTQLLDLRQNEFRSIPKGSFPGLKELVSLHLQNCKITELQLGAFQGLKKLVYLYLSNNNIAAIDAAAFDGAPQLSYLYLDRNRFTQMPTGAFSHLPNLFSFHLQHNSISQLSDDDLAGAEQLRWVYLSGNRITRVSPRALSPAKMLEKLHLDENLLLEVPTGSLRGLPVLTELKLSKNPIQYIGDGAFLPVARSLLHLYLDNMGLEQLSSRAFAGLGPRMKSLYLDNNNMHNVPDLCSFTGLEVINLRDIPFHCDCQLLPLRRWIDKLNLRVGATCGSPAEVRGQKIKLSAVFKSCPGWGMAKARRAHPDKVKAKTKAERSPSKEKRSGKAQARGAKKSKA, from the exons TCCTCCTGGTGTCAGCTCTCTTCCAAGCCAGGAGAGCGGCTGCCGAGCGCTGCCCACGGATCTGCATCTGCGATAACATAAAGCACCACGTCACGTGCCTGAACAAGAACCTGACAGAGGTGCCCATCACCATCCCACAG GTCACCCAAAAACTGGATCTCTGGGGCAACAACATAAAAGTCATCTCTGGAGGAGCTTTCCTCCCTATCCCATACCTCACCCACTTAAACCTGCAGCGATGCCATCTGGAGAGTATTGAGGAAGGAGCTTTCAGGGGACTAGGACGACTGATCTACCTCAACCTGGCTTCCAACAGTATAGCCTTCATCTACCAGGAGTCCCTGGATGGGCTGTCTTCTCTTCAGCAGCTCATCCTGGAGAAGAACCGCATAGAAGAGATAAAGCCAGGGGCTTTCAGCCAACTGGGCTTCCTCAACTTCCTCAACCTTGGCGAGAACTTCCTGGTCTACCTGCCGGATATGGTCTTCCAGGGTCTGCAGCTGATCAAGTGGCTCCGCCTGTCCCATAATGCACTTCATGTCATAGCCACGGAGGCCTTTGCTGGGTTGCCTACCCTGAGGAGGTTGAGCCTGGACCACAACGAACTGCAGTCCCTGCCCACAGAGGCCCTCTCGAGGCTGTCAGATACCACACGGCTGGACCTGGGACACAACCCTGTCACCTACATCGGCGAGGAGGCCATTGAGATGGCTTCACTGAAGCAGCTGTTCTTGGACAACATGGCCCTGCAGGATGTCTCACACAAAGCCTTTGTgaagagccccctgctgcacacaGTCGACCTCCACAACAACCAGCTGCAGGTGCTGCAGCCTCTGACAGAAGCTGCCCACCTGAAGAAAATCAACTTAACAGGGAACCCCGTAGTTTGCACTTGCTACATGCGGCCCTTCAAAGAGTGGATGGAGAAAGCGAGGGTCCAGGCTGATGTGCCATGTGCAGGTCCTGGTGCCTTCAGGGGTGAGCAGCTGGAGTCGCTGAGGTCCACTGATATGAAATGTGGGGGCCATGCCCCAGACAAGgagcagctccccagcccagccacccgcaggagggagccagagggagatgctaAGACAAGGTGTCCAAAAGTCTGCGCCTGCTCCCCTGATTTCCAACACAGCAACTGCGAGAACAGAGGCCTCCGGAAAATCCCCAAGGGGTTCCCTGGCAACACCCAGCTCCTGGACCTGCGCCAAAATGAGTTCCGCTCCATACCCAAGGGATCCTTCCCTGGCTTGAAGGAGCTGGTCTCACTCCACCTGCAAAACTGCAAAAtcacagagctgcagctgggtgccTTCCAGGGCTTAAAGAAGCTGGTCTACCTCTACCTATCTAACAACAACATCGCTGCCATAGATGCTGCTGCCTTTGATGGGGCCCCCCAGCTCAGCTACTTGTACCTGGACCGCAACAGATTCACTCAGATGCCCACCGGGGCCTTCAGCCACCTGCCCAACCTCTTCTCCTTCCATTTGCAGCATAATTCCATCAGCCAGCTGTCAGACGATGacctggctggggcagagcagctaCGCTGGGTCTACCTGAGTGGGAACCGCATCACTCGTGTGtcccccagggccctgagccccgccaagATGCTAGAGAAGTTGCACCTGGATGAGAACCTTTTGCTGGAAGTGCCCACCGGGTCCCTCCGGGGTTTGCCTGTCCTTACTGAGCTGAAGCTGTCCAAGAATCCCATCCAGTATATTGGGGATGGAGCCTTCCTCCCAGTAGCCAGGTCCCTCCTGCACCTGTATCTGGATAATATGGGGCTAGAACAg CTTTCCTCAAGGGCCTTTGCTGGACTGGGTCCCAGGATGAAGAGTCTGTACCTGGACAACAACAACATGCATAACGTGCCTGACTTGTGCAGCTTCACAGGGCTGGAGGTCATCAACCTGAGAGACATCCCGTTCCACTGCGACTGCCAGCTCCTCCCACTGCGCAG ATGGATTGATAAACTGAACCTGCGTGTGGGAGCCACCTGTGGGTCCCCTGCAGAAGTCCGCGGGCAGAAGATCAAGCTTTCTGCTGTCTTCAAAAGCTGCCCAGGCTGGGGTATGGCGAAAGCCAGAAGGGCCCATCCAGACAAAGTCAAGGCCAAAACCAAAGCAGAAAGAAGTCCCAGCAAGGAAAAGAGGTCAGGAAAAGCCCAAGCCAGAGGCGCCAAGAAGAGCAAAGCATGA